The following proteins come from a genomic window of Nostoc sp. KVJ3:
- a CDS encoding RNA polymerase sigma factor: MNSHSLEDKESNQQLLRKVIEQRYQELLTGIQVYIWKFGFVKERTQAETLVKEILQDTIVIALEKSHNYDINRPALPWLLGIALNVMRKRRRQQDYESQYITPITDTPQVRQRIQKLGFEFISEAEMFEFLHHLPEPRDPYGRLILEELLYLVEDNEREVLRLAFVEGLKGKSLASALNIKEGTAWVRLHRAIVRLRQAYALNMPELEKGK; the protein is encoded by the coding sequence TTGAACAGTCATAGTCTAGAAGATAAAGAATCGAACCAACAATTACTCAGGAAAGTTATTGAACAGCGTTATCAAGAACTTTTAACAGGTATCCAAGTTTACATTTGGAAGTTTGGTTTTGTAAAAGAGCGCACTCAAGCCGAGACACTAGTTAAAGAAATTTTACAAGACACTATCGTAATTGCTCTTGAAAAATCACACAATTACGACATTAATCGTCCAGCACTACCCTGGCTGCTCGGTATAGCTCTCAATGTGATGCGAAAAAGACGACGACAGCAGGACTATGAATCTCAATACATTACGCCGATTACAGATACTCCCCAAGTTCGTCAAAGAATTCAGAAACTTGGTTTTGAATTCATTTCCGAAGCAGAAATGTTTGAATTTTTACACCATTTACCTGAACCAAGAGACCCTTATGGTCGGCTTATTTTAGAAGAACTACTCTACTTAGTTGAAGACAATGAGCGAGAAGTACTTAGATTAGCCTTTGTTGAAGGACTAAAAGGTAAATCATTAGCTTCAGCCTTAAATATTAAAGAAGGAACAGCTTGGGTACGCTTACACCGAGCGATTGTGCGGTTACGTCAAGCCTACGCACTCAATATGCCGGAACTTGAAAAGGGCAAATAA